In Erythrobacter sp. F6033, a single genomic region encodes these proteins:
- a CDS encoding M14 family metallopeptidase produces the protein MRLQAMIIGLLVSAVLASTPAHAASEPATKMTLPAAPPECDTKAARIDKDFPTGAYQSCTVADKKHFKLIIAPEDEGDINCSAWYAFRVHAERKTRIKIDLDYTTCGHRYWPKTSTDGVNWDFMDPKFVKVEGERGERTARLTLKVGKEPLFVAAQEVFPPSVYDAWLGEREQASFAAVSVLGRSAHGRAIKLLRIAEPETKHRETVVLVGRQHPPEVTGALAMLPFVETIMGDSDLAKAYRARFETLTVPLLNPDGVVYGHWRHNTGGVDLNRDWGPFTQPETTLMDGLLKAIEADPDRDMRVLIDFHSTNRDVFYTIPDELPTDPELFTKKWLELYQERMPDYEVNRDARHTEGRPISKAHAFDVYGAPGITFEIGDDTDRQLIKRIGRESAIAMMRTLLETPPPANLASAQR, from the coding sequence ATGCGCCTGCAAGCGATGATTATCGGGCTGTTAGTGTCAGCGGTGTTGGCATCTACACCCGCACACGCTGCGAGCGAGCCAGCAACCAAAATGACACTGCCTGCCGCGCCACCGGAGTGCGACACCAAAGCAGCGAGGATCGACAAAGACTTCCCCACAGGAGCGTATCAATCCTGCACCGTCGCAGACAAAAAGCACTTCAAACTCATCATCGCACCCGAAGATGAAGGCGATATCAATTGCAGCGCATGGTACGCATTTCGTGTTCATGCGGAGCGCAAGACGCGGATTAAGATTGATCTCGATTACACCACTTGCGGGCATCGTTATTGGCCAAAGACCAGCACGGACGGTGTAAACTGGGATTTCATGGACCCCAAATTTGTGAAGGTCGAAGGCGAACGCGGAGAGCGCACTGCCCGATTGACGTTGAAGGTTGGGAAAGAGCCACTGTTCGTGGCGGCGCAAGAGGTTTTCCCTCCATCGGTCTACGATGCCTGGCTGGGCGAACGGGAGCAGGCATCATTTGCCGCAGTTAGCGTTCTTGGCCGGTCAGCGCATGGCCGGGCTATCAAACTTCTCCGCATCGCGGAGCCCGAAACCAAGCACCGCGAAACTGTGGTGCTGGTCGGCCGGCAACACCCGCCCGAAGTAACCGGGGCCCTTGCCATGTTGCCATTCGTTGAAACGATCATGGGTGATAGCGATCTAGCCAAAGCCTACCGCGCGCGATTTGAAACGTTGACCGTTCCGCTGCTCAATCCCGACGGTGTGGTTTACGGACATTGGCGGCATAATACGGGCGGGGTCGACTTAAACCGCGATTGGGGGCCATTCACCCAGCCGGAAACCACATTGATGGACGGACTTCTCAAAGCAATTGAGGCCGATCCTGACCGCGACATGCGTGTCCTGATCGATTTCCATTCGACCAATCGCGATGTGTTCTACACTATCCCCGATGAACTTCCGACAGATCCGGAACTCTTCACCAAGAAGTGGCTGGAACTCTACCAAGAACGCATGCCCGATTACGAGGTGAACCGCGATGCCCGCCACACCGAAGGCAGACCGATATCGAAAGCACATGCGTTTGATGTTTACGGCGCGCCCGGCATCACGTTCGAAATTGGTGACGACACGGACCGCCAATTGATAAAGCGGATTGGCCGGGAGTCTGCGATCGCGATGATGCGAACACTGCTGGAAACACCTCCGCCGGCCAATTTAGCTTCTGCCCAGCGATGA
- a CDS encoding TonB-dependent receptor, whose protein sequence is MKTGPRIISFAGASVLALASANAHAQATDTATDQQPQPVDVSTQGNVDQPEIVVTGTQIRGAQVDDVLPVTVVGEDLIDSIDPSSGDEIFRAIPQAGSVEFNEQSTAGGVNGARGDIASINLRGLGTGNTLLLINGRRMLLNPGFQTELFVPVVSPDTNTIAPGSVRRVEVLRDGASAVYGADAVAGVVNTILRGNRDGGFLQANYRASDGTGLFSFRVNGGVGFDFADDRGNLTLYGGYFYENGLRATDRPYSASSDLRPFLVGTDFEGDTQFDNRSINSPWGAFDIQGSSATSSNTTALRDDDFHLQPCVLFGPAGAADSDGRVIDLGNGICADNGGTIDRVLRHDLGANRFLYSEKKRYNAQALFNYELSDAAEFYFEGSYYRSENFREREQSTMLSAVPLGIEATAFYNPLGATLLPDGSPNPNRVDNGIGSGVTDDGRALLIEDYRWVDAGPRLGSVTKDEFRLVAGLRGEFGGWDYDTGFLYAQANTTDLTRNRISGTLAQDAINRTDASAYNPFNGGCFTDQFGINIADCTPNPQSVIDAITIDVFRKGETTLALADFKVSRPDLFELPAGGVGIAAGVEFRRETFMDDRDPRLDGTITFTNAVNGDTFGSDVVGSSPSPDTSGNREVYSAFAEALVPLISPDMGVPLFDTLELQLAARFEEFSDSSSAFVPRAAVAWRPIGDVLFRGAWSQGFRAPNLIQINDAGTTRSNSVIQVVECVAEIIAGIEDDVPDCGTQGTIDFRSGAANLEPENTESINFGAVLTPSFIPGLTLTADYWRVEQEGIIGIFGNQNALLLDLVLRSQGSFNPNVVRDDPDAGQIALYAGTGLNPAGDVQQILNPYRNLDQRTSEGLDFSVMYEFGTSFGDFDFQVNAARLLGFEQLAGPDAEPLFTDLTPLLQSFPELSVGDVAALQPFGFGELLEIDGRPKWRFSGSAAWESGPVRVNFFGRYVGGVFDPGAQQDDTAALFPVEDWFTLNFGISYSIDDTNTGLDGTRLRFGVNNIFDEDPPLADESFGYYGSLHSGRGRQFSFDIRKNF, encoded by the coding sequence ATGAAAACCGGACCGCGCATTATCTCATTCGCAGGTGCATCTGTTCTGGCTCTCGCCAGCGCTAACGCGCACGCTCAGGCAACCGACACTGCGACGGATCAACAGCCACAGCCAGTCGATGTTTCCACGCAAGGCAACGTAGATCAGCCGGAAATCGTCGTAACGGGAACACAGATCCGCGGCGCCCAAGTGGATGATGTTTTGCCGGTAACGGTCGTTGGCGAAGACCTGATCGACTCTATTGACCCTTCGTCAGGTGACGAAATTTTCCGCGCGATCCCTCAGGCTGGCTCAGTTGAATTCAACGAGCAAAGCACAGCAGGCGGCGTGAACGGCGCGCGTGGCGATATCGCCTCAATCAACCTTCGCGGGCTCGGAACAGGCAATACGCTGCTGCTTATCAATGGCCGCCGGATGCTGCTTAACCCGGGTTTCCAGACAGAATTGTTTGTCCCGGTCGTATCGCCTGACACCAACACAATTGCACCGGGCAGTGTGCGCCGCGTCGAAGTGCTGCGTGATGGTGCATCTGCGGTTTATGGTGCCGATGCTGTGGCGGGCGTGGTCAACACGATCCTGCGCGGCAACCGCGATGGCGGATTCCTGCAGGCTAACTACCGCGCCTCTGACGGCACTGGTCTCTTCAGTTTCCGGGTCAATGGCGGGGTCGGTTTCGATTTTGCCGATGATCGCGGAAACCTGACCCTCTATGGCGGCTATTTCTACGAAAATGGCCTGCGCGCTACAGACCGCCCTTACTCCGCGTCGAGCGATCTGCGCCCATTCTTGGTAGGAACCGATTTCGAAGGGGATACGCAGTTCGATAACCGATCGATCAATAGCCCTTGGGGTGCGTTCGACATTCAAGGCTCCAGCGCCACATCATCCAACACGACCGCCCTGCGCGATGATGATTTCCATCTTCAACCTTGCGTTCTTTTCGGGCCAGCAGGCGCTGCGGACAGCGACGGCCGGGTGATCGATCTGGGCAACGGTATTTGCGCCGACAATGGCGGCACAATCGACCGCGTGCTGCGCCATGATCTTGGCGCGAACCGGTTTCTCTACTCCGAGAAGAAGCGTTACAATGCGCAGGCCCTTTTCAACTATGAGCTGAGCGATGCAGCCGAGTTCTATTTCGAGGGTTCTTATTACCGCTCAGAAAACTTCCGCGAGCGTGAACAGAGCACAATGCTCAGCGCGGTTCCGCTCGGCATTGAAGCGACCGCATTCTACAACCCGCTTGGCGCAACATTGCTGCCGGATGGTTCGCCAAACCCCAACCGTGTCGATAACGGCATTGGTTCAGGCGTAACCGATGATGGCCGGGCGCTTCTGATTGAGGATTATCGCTGGGTTGATGCAGGCCCGCGGCTTGGCTCTGTGACCAAAGACGAATTCCGTCTGGTCGCCGGTTTGCGCGGCGAGTTTGGCGGCTGGGATTACGATACCGGCTTCCTGTATGCGCAGGCGAACACGACCGACCTTACCCGCAACCGTATCTCTGGCACGCTGGCACAGGACGCGATCAACCGAACTGATGCGAGCGCATACAATCCGTTCAATGGCGGCTGTTTCACCGATCAATTCGGCATCAACATCGCCGATTGTACGCCCAACCCACAAAGCGTGATCGATGCGATCACGATTGATGTGTTCCGCAAAGGCGAAACAACACTGGCGCTGGCCGATTTCAAGGTTTCGCGTCCCGACCTGTTTGAACTGCCTGCTGGCGGTGTCGGCATCGCGGCCGGCGTGGAATTCCGCCGCGAAACGTTCATGGATGACCGTGACCCTCGCCTTGATGGAACGATCACTTTCACCAATGCAGTGAACGGCGACACCTTCGGCAGCGACGTGGTCGGCTCCAGCCCGTCACCAGACACCAGTGGCAATCGCGAAGTTTATTCGGCCTTTGCTGAAGCACTCGTTCCGCTGATTTCGCCTGACATGGGTGTTCCACTGTTCGATACGCTGGAACTGCAACTGGCCGCGCGTTTCGAAGAGTTCTCCGACTCTTCCAGCGCTTTTGTGCCGCGTGCTGCGGTTGCTTGGCGCCCGATTGGCGACGTTCTATTCCGCGGTGCATGGTCGCAAGGCTTCCGCGCGCCGAACCTGATCCAGATCAACGACGCCGGAACGACGCGTTCCAACTCGGTTATTCAGGTGGTGGAATGCGTTGCCGAAATCATCGCCGGTATTGAAGACGATGTTCCCGATTGCGGTACTCAGGGTACGATCGATTTCCGGTCCGGTGCAGCCAACCTTGAGCCGGAGAACACAGAAAGCATCAACTTTGGCGCTGTCCTCACACCGAGCTTCATTCCCGGCCTGACACTCACAGCCGATTACTGGCGCGTTGAGCAAGAAGGTATCATCGGGATCTTCGGCAACCAGAATGCTCTGCTGCTTGACCTTGTTCTCCGCTCGCAAGGCAGCTTTAATCCGAACGTCGTGCGGGATGATCCGGATGCAGGCCAGATCGCCCTTTACGCTGGCACAGGTCTCAATCCGGCTGGTGATGTTCAGCAAATTTTGAACCCGTATCGCAACCTCGATCAGCGCACCTCAGAGGGTCTCGATTTCAGTGTAATGTACGAATTCGGCACCAGCTTTGGTGATTTCGATTTTCAGGTGAATGCTGCAAGGCTGCTGGGCTTTGAACAGCTCGCCGGCCCCGATGCAGAGCCGCTCTTCACGGATCTTACACCGCTACTCCAATCATTCCCTGAATTGTCAGTCGGTGATGTTGCGGCTCTTCAACCGTTTGGCTTTGGCGAATTGCTTGAGATCGATGGGCGTCCGAAATGGCGTTTCTCCGGTTCGGCGGCATGGGAAAGCGGACCAGTCCGCGTAAACTTCTTCGGCCGTTATGTCGGCGGAGTGTTTGACCCGGGTGCCCAGCAAGATGACACAGCGGCGCTGTTCCCGGTCGAAGACTGGTTCACGCTCAATTTCGGTATCAGCTATTCGATCGATGATACGAACACCGGGCTGGACGGGACACGGCTTCGTTTTGGCGTGAACAATATCTTTGATGAAGACCCACCGCTCGCTGATGAGAGCTTCGGTTATTACGGCAGCTTGCACAGTGGGCGCGGTCGTCAATTCTCGTTCGATATTCGCAAGAACTTCTAG
- a CDS encoding LysR family transcriptional regulator, with the protein MRIRHIEVFYHVYREGSISAAARNLFVSQPSVSKVLRHAEDQLGFPLFDRRKGRLYPTDAATELFREVSEIYERVSALDRTADNIRSRKGGHLRIGVLPSLGFAIAPPMVAAMRADDPDASFDLSTLHSEEITPALLEKRFDLCIGFDDKFDDRIRCQAINAVDLALLARPGMFESASGVLTADALDGKEMIGLRDSGPVADRIETFLQNAGVEPLVAISAQTYYVAAELVALGAGFAIVDGFTAKRFVSDDVQSFALAGSPTLPFVAMTLADESESALVTSGIHSLRHLFG; encoded by the coding sequence ATGCGAATTCGTCACATCGAAGTATTCTACCATGTCTACCGCGAAGGTTCGATCAGCGCCGCAGCGCGCAATCTCTTCGTTTCACAACCCTCGGTCAGCAAAGTTCTTCGCCATGCGGAAGACCAGCTGGGCTTCCCGTTGTTTGATCGGCGCAAGGGCAGGCTTTACCCAACCGATGCCGCGACCGAGCTCTTCCGCGAAGTCAGCGAGATATACGAGCGTGTTTCGGCGCTCGACAGGACAGCAGACAACATCCGCAGTCGCAAAGGCGGCCATCTTCGGATAGGAGTGCTGCCTTCGCTCGGCTTCGCGATTGCCCCGCCCATGGTGGCGGCGATGCGAGCAGATGATCCCGATGCCAGCTTTGACCTGAGCACCCTGCACAGCGAAGAGATCACACCGGCTTTGCTCGAAAAGCGTTTCGACCTCTGCATTGGTTTTGACGACAAATTCGATGACCGGATCCGCTGTCAGGCGATCAACGCTGTCGACCTCGCTCTGCTAGCAAGACCCGGCATGTTTGAGAGCGCATCAGGTGTGCTGACCGCAGACGCGCTAGACGGGAAGGAAATGATCGGCCTCCGTGACAGCGGCCCAGTGGCGGATCGAATAGAGACCTTTCTTCAGAATGCCGGGGTCGAACCCCTTGTCGCGATTTCGGCACAGACATATTATGTCGCCGCCGAACTGGTTGCGCTTGGCGCCGGCTTCGCGATTGTCGATGGTTTCACCGCGAAACGTTTCGTCAGTGATGACGTCCAGTCATTTGCGCTCGCCGGGTCCCCGACCCTGCCATTTGTCGCCATGACACTCGCCGATGAAAGCGAAAGTGCGCTGGTTACGTCGGGAATTCACAGCCTGCGCCATCTGTTCGGTTAA
- a CDS encoding lasso peptide biosynthesis B2 protein → MVRLKQKWKTATSQKPLFYLWLIPAWVLLGLSRLVILTTPFRSYSRRLGVIDGAVLRSPLATSKQEASASAIGTAIKVAANYAPWNANCFPRAITARIILGVHGIPYALFFGLRNKATETGAQELAAHAWVVSGPVYVTGGNGFVQYTPVGCFVSHDA, encoded by the coding sequence ATGGTTCGGCTCAAACAAAAGTGGAAGACTGCTACCAGTCAAAAACCACTCTTCTATCTGTGGTTGATCCCGGCTTGGGTTCTGCTTGGGCTTAGCCGCCTTGTTATCCTGACCACTCCATTTCGCAGCTATTCGCGACGATTAGGTGTGATCGACGGAGCTGTTCTGCGAAGTCCGCTTGCGACGTCCAAACAGGAAGCCAGTGCGAGCGCGATCGGAACAGCCATAAAAGTGGCCGCGAATTACGCGCCTTGGAATGCCAACTGCTTTCCCAGAGCGATAACCGCTCGGATCATTTTGGGGGTACACGGAATTCCTTATGCGCTTTTCTTTGGATTGCGGAACAAGGCGACTGAAACAGGTGCGCAGGAGCTAGCTGCCCATGCGTGGGTTGTGTCCGGACCTGTTTATGTCACGGGGGGCAACGGCTTCGTCCAATACACCCCGGTCGGATGCTTCGTTTCGCACGATGCCTAG
- the xylA gene encoding xylose isomerase produces MLMSYFTDIPAVAFEGTDSTNPLAYRYYDANRKVLGKSMRDHLRWAVCYWHTFAWPGHDIFGAGVFERPWKPGEPVTAEHAQIKLDAAFDMFSKLGAPFYCFHDVDAMADHDDTASYTSELNAIVDKMEGKIAETGVNLLWGTANLFSHPRYAAGAATNPDPDVFAWAAHQVRSMLEATNRLGGANYVLWGGREGYETILNTNLAHELDQLGRFMTMVVEHKHKIGFDGPILIEPKPHEPTKHQYDRDTATVYGFLKRYGLEDEVKVNIEANHATLAGNSFEHEIATANALGIMGSIDINRGDPQNGWDTDQFPNNVPDLTPVLYYILQGGGFKTGGFNLDAKVRRQSVDAEDLFHAHIGGVDVLSRALLAAASIIEEGQLDRFVADRYAGWKDNFGRDVLSGKVTLEQAANHAVENNLQPGVRSGRQEFLENLISRHS; encoded by the coding sequence ATTTTGATGAGCTATTTCACAGACATTCCAGCCGTTGCATTCGAGGGAACGGATAGCACCAATCCGCTTGCCTATCGGTACTATGACGCGAACCGCAAAGTGCTCGGAAAATCTATGCGCGATCATCTGCGCTGGGCGGTGTGTTACTGGCACACTTTCGCGTGGCCGGGGCACGACATCTTTGGCGCTGGCGTATTTGAACGGCCGTGGAAACCCGGTGAACCGGTGACGGCGGAGCATGCCCAGATAAAGCTCGATGCCGCGTTCGATATGTTCAGCAAACTCGGCGCGCCGTTCTATTGCTTCCACGATGTCGATGCGATGGCGGATCACGATGACACGGCCAGCTACACAAGCGAACTGAACGCTATTGTCGACAAGATGGAGGGCAAGATCGCCGAAACCGGCGTTAACCTTCTCTGGGGCACCGCCAACCTCTTCAGCCATCCGCGCTATGCTGCGGGAGCCGCGACAAACCCCGATCCTGATGTATTCGCATGGGCCGCACATCAAGTCCGCTCCATGCTCGAAGCCACCAACCGTTTGGGCGGAGCAAACTACGTCCTATGGGGTGGCCGCGAGGGCTACGAAACGATCCTCAACACCAATCTGGCGCACGAGCTTGATCAGCTTGGACGGTTCATGACGATGGTCGTGGAACATAAGCACAAGATCGGGTTTGACGGCCCGATCCTGATCGAGCCAAAACCGCACGAGCCAACCAAACATCAATATGACCGCGACACCGCCACCGTTTATGGTTTTCTGAAACGGTACGGGCTGGAGGACGAGGTCAAAGTCAATATCGAGGCCAACCATGCAACACTGGCTGGCAACAGCTTTGAACATGAGATCGCAACAGCAAACGCGCTCGGGATCATGGGCTCAATCGACATCAATCGTGGTGATCCGCAAAATGGCTGGGACACCGATCAATTCCCGAACAACGTCCCCGATCTGACACCGGTGCTGTATTACATCCTGCAAGGCGGCGGCTTCAAAACCGGTGGCTTCAATCTCGATGCAAAAGTCCGCCGCCAGTCGGTCGATGCGGAAGATTTGTTCCATGCACATATCGGCGGCGTCGACGTTCTTTCCCGTGCGCTTTTGGCCGCGGCTTCAATCATTGAAGAGGGACAATTGGATCGGTTTGTTGCTGATCGATACGCCGGTTGGAAAGACAATTTCGGACGGGATGTGTTGTCAGGCAAAGTGACACTGGAACAGGCCGCCAATCATGCCGTGGAGAACAATCTGCAACCGGGCGTGAGATCGGGTCGGCAGGAATTTTTGGAGAACCTGATCAGCCGGCACAGCTGA
- the xylB gene encoding xylulokinase gives MSFSIGARELMWLGIDLGTSAVKSVIVDDAGRVLAENSSTLGVQRPKPLWSEQSPADWWAATKASVLGLPKNLRASVRGIGLSGQMHGAVLLDHADNVLRPAILWNDGRSAPYCDGLAPLARKHTGNLAMAGFTAPKLLWVREQEPDVFAATRTVLLPKDYLRLILTGEKVSEMSDASGSLWLDIAQRRWSAEMLTATGLNESQMPTLIEGSEVSGTVRSAIADELGIPVVPVAGGAGDQAAGAIGAGVTEPRQAFLSLGTSGVVFAASDGFQPAPENGVHAFCHALPDRWHSMTVMLSAAACLDWAAKLTGFADVPGALEAAAKSSTPSSKLPLFLPYLTGERTPHNDVFAKGVFFGMTQETGPAELIRSTLEGVAFGLRDGLDAMQSRPEQLSVIGGGSRSEYWAQILADTLGLPLIYRDGASFGPANGAARLARLAATHDKVADVCVQPPELARFEPQQFDEDRLTRFRSLYTTLKSSFGEF, from the coding sequence ATGTCGTTTTCAATTGGAGCACGCGAGCTGATGTGGCTTGGAATTGACCTTGGGACGTCCGCCGTAAAGTCCGTGATTGTCGATGATGCTGGAAGGGTCCTCGCGGAAAATTCATCGACTCTCGGCGTGCAACGTCCAAAGCCATTGTGGTCTGAACAATCGCCCGCTGATTGGTGGGCGGCAACAAAGGCCTCCGTTCTTGGTTTGCCCAAAAATCTGAGAGCGAGCGTGCGCGGCATTGGTCTGTCGGGCCAGATGCACGGCGCAGTTTTACTCGATCACGCCGACAATGTCTTACGACCGGCGATCCTATGGAATGACGGACGCAGCGCGCCCTATTGCGATGGGCTCGCCCCGCTTGCGCGCAAGCACACCGGCAATCTCGCAATGGCCGGATTTACCGCGCCAAAGCTGCTGTGGGTGCGCGAGCAAGAGCCGGATGTGTTTGCTGCGACGCGGACAGTGCTCCTCCCCAAGGACTATTTGCGGCTCATCCTGACAGGTGAGAAAGTCAGTGAGATGTCCGATGCGTCCGGCTCTCTTTGGCTGGACATTGCCCAGCGACGCTGGTCTGCGGAAATGCTGACTGCGACCGGTCTGAACGAAAGCCAGATGCCCACTCTGATCGAAGGCTCGGAAGTTTCGGGTACGGTACGTTCGGCGATTGCTGATGAACTCGGTATTCCTGTGGTTCCCGTCGCTGGCGGCGCCGGTGATCAAGCTGCGGGTGCCATTGGGGCCGGCGTGACCGAACCCAGACAGGCTTTCCTAAGCCTCGGCACCTCTGGCGTGGTATTTGCCGCGTCGGATGGGTTTCAACCCGCCCCGGAGAATGGCGTGCACGCCTTCTGCCACGCTTTGCCCGATCGGTGGCACTCGATGACGGTGATGCTGTCAGCCGCCGCGTGCCTCGACTGGGCGGCCAAGCTTACCGGTTTTGCTGATGTCCCTGGCGCGCTAGAAGCCGCCGCCAAGAGCAGCACGCCTTCATCAAAGCTCCCGTTGTTCCTGCCCTATCTAACGGGTGAACGGACGCCGCATAATGATGTGTTCGCCAAAGGTGTGTTCTTTGGAATGACCCAGGAAACCGGGCCCGCCGAGTTGATCCGGTCCACGCTCGAAGGCGTCGCTTTCGGATTGCGCGACGGGCTTGATGCGATGCAATCACGGCCCGAGCAATTGTCCGTCATTGGCGGCGGGTCGCGATCAGAATATTGGGCGCAAATACTCGCAGACACGCTTGGCTTGCCGCTTATCTACCGCGACGGCGCAAGCTTTGGCCCTGCCAACGGCGCAGCGCGGCTCGCGCGTTTGGCAGCAACGCATGACAAAGTTGCCGACGTGTGCGTCCAGCCGCCCGAACTCGCGCGGTTCGAACCACAACAATTTGATGAGGACCGGCTCACCAGATTCCGGTCGCTCTACACCACGCTTAAATCCAGTTTCGGAGAATTTTGA
- a CDS encoding aldose 1-epimerase, with product MLKLLSDQTELAIDPWRGGGVAAFKWRGIDIFRSSGDSDSPLELGSFPLVPFCNRIANGYIEKEGQLRTLPAASKFGEHEHALHGMGWISPWATKLSSSDSAVLTLKGDGVLWPWVFEAEQRFQVHADGFSQTISVTNHDEAPMPVGIGIHPYFPNEGATLKTEATGYWRTGPDRLPEEHYDLRKEPRWFANSGFDDCFVGCANPVRIDWPTYHLTIHSSTNLPFTHVYTPPGEDYFCVEPVSHIPDAVNSAFDDDITGLTVLEPGQSMTAECRFQLEHAS from the coding sequence ATGCTGAAACTGTTGTCCGATCAAACTGAATTGGCCATCGATCCCTGGCGAGGCGGAGGGGTTGCCGCATTCAAGTGGCGCGGAATCGACATCTTCCGATCCTCTGGCGATAGTGACAGCCCGCTCGAATTGGGAAGCTTTCCGCTTGTCCCGTTCTGCAACCGGATTGCGAATGGATATATCGAGAAAGAAGGGCAATTGCGCACCCTTCCCGCCGCCTCAAAATTCGGCGAACACGAACATGCCCTGCACGGGATGGGATGGATCAGTCCTTGGGCCACGAAGCTATCGTCGAGTGATAGCGCGGTTCTGACACTGAAAGGCGACGGCGTGCTGTGGCCGTGGGTCTTTGAAGCCGAGCAACGCTTTCAAGTGCATGCCGATGGCTTTTCCCAGACGATTTCTGTGACCAACCACGATGAAGCTCCGATGCCCGTGGGAATTGGCATACATCCCTATTTCCCGAACGAGGGAGCCACTTTGAAGACGGAGGCGACTGGATATTGGCGAACCGGGCCTGACAGACTTCCCGAGGAGCACTACGATTTGAGAAAGGAGCCGCGCTGGTTTGCGAATTCCGGTTTCGATGATTGTTTTGTAGGCTGCGCAAATCCTGTTCGCATCGATTGGCCAACCTACCATCTGACGATCCATTCATCGACTAACCTCCCCTTCACCCATGTCTATACGCCGCCGGGTGAGGACTATTTCTGTGTCGAGCCCGTCAGCCACATCCCCGATGCCGTGAACAGCGCGTTTGATGATGACATCACAGGATTGACGGTTCTTGAGCCGGGACAGAGCATGACGGCTGAATGTCGTTTTCAATTGGAGCACGCGAGCTGA
- a CDS encoding LacI family DNA-binding transcriptional regulator — translation MTRTRRRTTQAVKIDDVARQAGVSAMTVSRVMNRESGVRPGTREKVLKAVEALNYQPNRSARRLAKGGEVHIGLIYANPSDSYLGRFLHGALGAAQRTDNHLIVDICDEDRPASYVSSALRLAKANIAGVILPPPISGSDEILSVFNELQIPVATVANGNKAMTFRDIRIDDEEAAARMTRHLIDLDHKNIGFIQGKPDQASSLLRERGFRREMEIAGLRVDPDYIAPGQFTYRSGVEAAAQLLGLDKPPTAIFASNDDMAAATIGVAHRKGLIVPDDLSVVGFDNSPSAISVWPELTTIDQPVSAMAAAAFELVLKQIHEPADAEEIESAEAPLDCELIVRGSCGPSKE, via the coding sequence ATGACCCGAACCAGAAGACGTACAACCCAAGCTGTGAAGATCGATGACGTCGCGCGGCAGGCCGGCGTTTCAGCGATGACAGTGTCGCGCGTTATGAACCGCGAAAGCGGCGTTCGCCCGGGAACACGCGAGAAAGTCCTGAAGGCTGTCGAAGCTCTCAATTACCAGCCCAATCGCTCCGCGCGTCGCCTCGCCAAAGGCGGGGAAGTCCACATTGGCCTCATCTATGCCAACCCGTCCGACAGCTATCTTGGCCGGTTCCTCCACGGCGCGCTTGGCGCGGCACAACGCACCGACAACCACTTGATCGTCGACATCTGCGATGAAGATCGGCCAGCTTCTTATGTAAGCTCTGCTTTGCGGCTGGCAAAAGCCAACATCGCTGGCGTGATCCTGCCCCCGCCCATTTCGGGATCGGACGAAATCCTTTCTGTCTTCAATGAACTGCAGATTCCCGTCGCGACCGTCGCGAATGGCAACAAAGCTATGACTTTTCGAGATATTCGGATCGACGATGAAGAGGCAGCGGCGAGAATGACGCGGCACCTAATTGATCTGGACCACAAAAACATCGGCTTCATTCAAGGCAAACCGGATCAGGCATCAAGCCTGCTGCGCGAACGTGGTTTTAGAAGAGAAATGGAGATCGCAGGGCTCAGGGTAGACCCCGATTACATTGCCCCAGGTCAGTTCACCTATAGATCCGGCGTAGAAGCCGCAGCGCAATTGCTCGGCCTGGACAAACCGCCGACAGCTATCTTTGCCAGCAACGATGATATGGCAGCGGCGACCATCGGTGTGGCGCACCGAAAAGGGCTGATCGTGCCAGACGATCTCAGCGTAGTCGGCTTCGACAACAGCCCTTCTGCCATATCGGTTTGGCCGGAACTGACAACGATCGATCAGCCAGTCAGCGCCATGGCAGCCGCAGCATTTGAACTGGTCCTAAAGCAAATCCACGAGCCCGCTGACGCGGAGGAAATCGAGAGCGCCGAAGCGCCGCTGGATTGCGAGTTAATCGTCAGAGGATCGTGCGGCCCGAGCAAGGAGTAA